The window CTAGAGGATGCTTTCAACAAAGGAATCCCAAATATCTTGAGCCAATAGACGATAACAAATAGAACAGCAATAGGAGAAAACAAATGAAGCTAATGGGGTTTCAGGGGATCATTAAACTTCCACAAATGGCAGATACAAAATTCTCTACAGAGGGCAGATACAAAATTCTCTAAGAAAAGCCTGGATAACCCCTGCTCGCGATGAATACGCTGCAAGAAAGGATCAGTAAGATCAATACAATCAGAGGCATGTACTTGTGTGTAGTCAAAATTCCTTCGTACTTTATCGTTCTCTTTCAATGGTCCCATGAAATTATAGATATTTAGTCTCATGCATTGTTGTATCCTCTACCATCAATCCGTCAAGTTCTTCTGGTTCGGGCTCTCCCACGGTGCAATGGAGTAAGACTACTATCTGAAAATAAGATTGAGACGGGGAACCCTTCCCATTGTTCATCGAGTCCGAGCTTAACCAGACGATGTCCCTGTTCTTCTAAGGGGAAGAgagggcaagagagagagagagaggaggtgGAAAAGAGTACCTTGAGCTTGAAGTAGAGCTGCAGAGGGGGTCACTGGAGCCGGAATCTCCAGACGGAGAAAAAGCAGAGCAGGGCAGAGCAGTGGAGAAGGAAGATGAAAAGCACGGGAGGAACGGTGAAAGGAAGGGAAGAGGCCAGAGGGTCGGGGTCGGGATCGGGGTCGAAGTCGCGCAAAAGGGAAGAGGCCAGAGGGTCGGGGTCGGGGTCGAGGTCGCGCGGACTGCGGAAGGGAAGAGGCCAGAGGGTCGAGATCGTACGAACTACGGAAGGGAAGAGGCCAGAGGGTCGGGGTCGGGGTCGAGGTCGCGCGGACGGCGGAAGGGAAGAGGCCAGAGGGTCGGGGTTGGGACCGTCGGGGTCGAGGTTGAATGAAATTAGGGTTTGGACTCTGGAGGATCTGGATGCAATGAAGGTTTGAAGGAAATGAAATTAGGTTTGCGAATTGGGAATCGGATGTTAGGGTTACATAAAGGATATTTTGGTCAATTCATATACAtaaacgtgtctaaacgggttacacgattataataacacgattaaacacgtTTATTTAAACGTGATTAATCGTGTACAATCGGGttacacgggttcaacccggtaagacacgcttattaatcgtgtataaacgggttggacccgtttaACCCGAATATCAAAAATACCCAATCCGaacccgtttaactccgtgtcgtgTAATCGTGTCGTATCAAATATTGCCGGCCCTACGTGGTGGGCTGGACCCAATAATGGATGTTTGGCGATGGAGCAACCCAAAGAGCAATGGCAAGCTGCTTCCTGGTTCCACGGGGCTGCCCCTCATCGGGGAGACCCTCCAGTTTCTGAATCCTAGCAAGTCCATTGACATCCCTCCTTCATGAAATAAGCTCTTTCACTATAGATTGAGATCCCCAACTTGCCAAAACTTCAACATAATAGATTTGTTATAGTTTACGAATGGACAATGTTAAACCAACCAAAGACTTCCTGAAACAAGCTAGGATTCCATTTTACTCGTTTCTAATTAACCATTTGCGTCAAGCATGCCCTtacttatattattataactcCCATAATAACACCACTGCGTCTATGCTATCTCCGATTTTCAGAAATTGccgaatttaaaaaaaaaaaaaagagagagagaaggaaccTGCATGGCCGCCCAGTGGTAGTTTCGTTAAAAACGGAGTTTAACAACTACATATTGCAACAAGAAGGAAAGCTGGTGGAGGTGTGATGACATGGAATCCATGATCAAGATCTTTGATCAGAGAGGCATGGGAAAGATGGGGAATCAGCTCCGATCACTTCGATCGGTCACGTCCACAAGTAAATGAGGAACTTGGCTTTGAGTCAAGTAGGGAGCGAAGCTCTGCGGGAAAGGATCATGCTGGACATAGAAGAAAATTTCCTCGAAAACCTTGAGGGACTGGTCCATACAAGACTCATTGGATGTAAAGAAAGCAATTACCTCTGTAAATTAAtagtaaattgcactggtggtccaaaattttttacaaatgttttaatatggtacaaattttttttttttgctatttgatggtacaaaatatttcaaaattatttcaatatagtacaaaccgtcatcttactattgacgccgtcaagccgtcctttacaagatttttaattattgcactatcatgtaacttacgtaaaacattttgtactattaaattacaacttcaaaacattttgcactaTCGCCATTGACGCTTGACGGCATCAATGgggagatgacggtttgtactatattgaaacaactttgaaacattttgtaccatcaaatagcaaaaaaaactttttgtatcatattgaaacatttgtaaaactttttggaccattagTGCAATTTACCCGTATAATTAATGATTAATGTTCGTTTGGAAGTTTTAAACTAACCCTTCACCAtgataatctatatataaacaatAGTCGAACTAAATTCTCATGCTGCcacatcattaaaaaaaacagcAGAGCTCTCTCACATTGCCAAGTCATCGATTTACATcgagaaaattattatattcctATAAAGgaaggaaatattctcatatagattgttttaaatttgattaattaattatgtaatgatagaatatataaattatatgtatagggaaaaaaatatacagtAGAATATATACATTGTATATTCATCGcctaatatatagattatttacaatgaaatatagtCTAATAAGGGCATCACAATAATTTacgatataaattatatagtctatatttattattgcggtattttaaatattttatttccttttattaaatttaggCATATCTCTTTAATTGACTATAAATAAATGTTTTATACTACTCAATGTTCATAAAAAAAGAGTTCTTCAACAAGTAACAAACGGTAGTTTCTCAAATGAATGTCGTTTCTCCTCCTTTCTTTCTCTACactcatttttttaatgaattatcATATGCAGATTTTCTCCTCTATGATTGAATCTCCCCAAGTCCCAATCCAAACTTAAGTGGTAAGGATTTGATGGACCCTATAGATTCAATAAATGATAGGTTCTCGAATGAAGGTCgtttctcctctttttttttgtgatgaaTTGTTACATGCGGATTTTCTTGACTATGTTTGATAAGAATAAATGGTAGGTTATCGAATGAAGATtgtttctcctttttcatttttgatgaattttcaCATGCGAATTTTCTCCATCATATTCAAAGCTCCCCAAGTCGCACTCCAAATTCAAGTTGTGAGGAATTAGATGGACCCTATAAATGCTAGCCTACAATGAGATGGCGTCTCACCTACATAAGAATTTTTGTGTACTAGAGGTGATCcatttttttgtatatatttcttaGGAGTTTTGGTCAACAACTTTACTTTTCATTAGGATTTTTGTTACGATATCGATAACTAAATCACATGGAAAAATATAGTATAAACAAtgacatattaattattttttattattttgtccaaaataattattttcgtAGAATTATTGCATTATTGTTTATTaagaattcaaaaattccttattttaatatttaactaTTTCGTAAATAATTTTCTGACAATAATGAGATACtgcataaatatattaaatatcaatgtttgatattttgaattgatgattattttatcttatttgATATTGTATAGTTTTGAAAAATCTTGTTTTGCGCCAGACATCATATCCAAGAAATTGAGATTTAATACGTATGatgttaaaaatatatactattCCGAATGTACACTATCCATTAATATTGAATacaaacatatattatttcttatgattttattttttataatctatagtaatcacacacacatatatatatatatatatcaaacttcaagttataaaatattatgaataggTCTTATTTTTCTAAGCTAATTTCTTAAATtatgtttcttcttttttccaattcaaatatatactttccaattattttgcttttttctaaaataatatttttggtTATGTGATTCCAACCTAAAATATACAAGGTCGTGGAGGTGCAATCAGCCTATATCAAACTTATTTGTTATCACTTTGGTGGAATAATAGCAATATTTCccaacacaaactaaattATGACAATAGAATATGATAACTATCAATATAACATTATAACATaatcattttaattgaaaaactcAGAAACATTTCCCGCGCAATGTGTGGTTTTTCATTtagttataattaataattattatttgtatttttttgctTGATTTTACTACTGCTAAGCATCTGTGTGGTTTTGAGCCGGGAAGGTCGATTGCATGCTCCAAGGTTTATCGTCGATCCTGCTAAACATTCAAGCTGAGACGGTCAGATGCCTTCTCCAAATCCACATTGATCAACATAAACCGCCTGCCCCTCTTCAACCGGCTCATAGTACGGATCATATCCTGGGGGACAATTATGTTGTCATGCATATGACGCAATAGTTTGATAACAATCGGATCAAGTTGACTTTCAAAGTTTACCCATTCCACACGCACAAGGAGATTCAAGTTCAGCAAACAAATTATTGAGTTTATGACCGAAACGTAAACATCAACTTTCACTAAGTCACTTTCAATTAGAGGCAAGTGGACGACCGTTTTCTACATACCAAGACAAAACACGGCAAACCGAAGAAACTTCATATCAAATATCCTTTTTCTCTCATCTGCTTGTCTGCTCCTCGACGCTTCCATGAATGGGATTGCcggaaatttatataatttaactGCAAGgtcgtcttttttttttttccttccagATGTGTAACATGATATCCGGAAGTGCAACGGGCATCGGCTAATACAGCTCAAGCCGGGTTGCCCATGAAGAGGTAaactttttttcattcaccAAACTAGAGCCTAAGAGACCTCATTTAAGAGGAACGAACCGACCATCTTGAACCAACTCATGTTGGtgaataaatttcttttttttcttttacactCCCGTAAGAATTAGAAAGGTCTCATCTTCGGACGAAAAAAAGATTGCACGTTTTTGTTTTAAGTGGAAGAGTTCAGCAACGTGACACTGAATAGACCAGGTGTTTTCCCCAATGATACATAGTCAAGACAAAACTAATTAAGTTTTGGACGAACGGCATAAGTTGCTACTAAATTTCCTAAGCATATATTTGCCCACGGAAAGTTGTATTATTGCGGAACGCTGTAGCAATTCTGACAACAGAAAACAAAGGTCCGTGGGGGTCATCATTTTCCTTGAAAGTGCAAAATCACTGCCCAGTATCCAAGCAGcatgaatgaatatataagTGCGAATGAatgaagaagaatgagaagGCAAGTGGAGAGAGTTGCATATAATTCAGGCGATATGGTTTTACATAAGTCATTTGCATTGGTTACGCAGCTAAGCGCTTTGTTGTTCATACTTTTAGGATTCTGTGGGAGTGGAAGGTTGTCGTCAGCGTGCATCGAACCAGAAAGGATTGGGCTGATGAAGCTCAAAGCCGCCTTCAATGTCCCTAACGGGTCCGCAGATCCGTGGTGGCGTGACGATAAAGGTGATTGTTGCAAATGGGAAGGTGTTTGGTGCAACGACGTCAGCATGCGGGTGACTATGCTCCTGCTCAATGATACACAAGATTCTCGCCTAGGCCCGTGGTCTCTTAATGCCTCCTTATTCCTCCCTTTTGAGGAACTTGAAGTACTTGACGTGGGCTTCAATCAGCTAActggtctctctctctctctctctatccccCTCTCGTTGTTTCTCTGCACGCTTGAGCTAGTTTGTGTctctgtttttgtttttggccAAGACCACTCGAGCTAGTTTGTGTGTTATGTTTTCAAGTATACTTCTACTATAAAATATAGTATATCAATTGCTACTGCGGACTGTCGTGatgtttcttcttttctttactttcttccatTGGCAGGTTTTACGGAGACGTTGAGattgaagagattgcaagtgTTAGAATTGCGTACAAACGAACTAACAGAGGTCCCCTCCTTGCATGAGTTGCCATCCTTGAATGCATTGTACTTACAATTCAATTATTGCCTGAAGAACCTCTCCCGTCTTGAAGGTGCATACTGAGTACTGCACCAATTAATCTAGTACCAAAGCGAACCCCTTTAATTCTTTCATCCTTATAGTCAAGCTTCTGTATATATAACAGGACTGAAGCTGGAGGTGGTAGATGTCTCGTTCAATCATTTGGCTGGAGATAGTCTTTCAGCAATTTGGAGCATGACATCCCTTAAAGCCTTGTCGATAGCTGGCAATCAATTGGGAGACTCAATATTTCAAGGTAACTTATCTGAAAGTTATCCTATCTTAGCGTAGTTTTCCAAAATATTTCAGATTCTCGAGTTTATATCGGACTTAAGACTTGCAAAATCTATTTGGACAGGCTTGTGTCAGTTGAAGGGTCTTGAAGAGTTGGATGCTTCCTATAACGAGTTTGTAAGCAGCATTCCACCATGCATTCAGAACATGACCTCACTCTATGCAATCGATCTTCATCGTAACCATTTTGGAGGGAACATCTCTTCCTCCCTCTTCGCTAATCTCAAGTCACTGCAAGACGTGTCTCTGTCCGGGAATGCTTTTGAAGGGTCGTTTTCTCTCGCTGCATTAACCAACAACTCTAGGCTTGAAGTATTTGATCTCGCCAACAATTACCATCGTTTGAATATCACAACAGAGGATCCTCTCTATGCTCCTTCGGCTCAGTTGAAGATCTTGTGTTTATCTGACTGTGCACTCAACGAACCTCGTGGTGTCATCCCTACCTTTCTACGGGACCAACACGAGCTAAGACTTCTTGATCTCAGCCATAACAACATGAGCGGAGCTTTTCCATCTTGGTTATTAGAGAACAACACAAAACTAGAGGCCTTAAAGCTTTCAAATAATGCCTTCTCCGGAAGTTTTAGTTTCAACTCCTCCACTGCAAGCAATGTTGACATACAGTTGATTGATGTGTCGTCAAATTTTATAGATGGAGAACATCCCATTTCTATCGGTTCCTCCTTTCTAAATTCAGCTTTCATCAACATGTCCAGAAATCTTATTCGTGGGGGAATCCCTTCTTCTCTGGGCGACATGAGGTTGTTGTCTTGCCTAGACTTGTCAAATAATGATTTCATCGGAGAGCTGCCAGAGTCATTACTCTGCAAGTGTCAACATCTCGAGGTTCTAAAGTTGTCGAAGAATAATTTGCTAGGTTCAGTACTTCCAAGAACGGCCAACTTGACAAAGTTATATACTCTGTCTTTGGAGAACAACCGATTCTCGGGAGCGATTTCTCCCGGTTGCTTAACAGCCCCGGCTTACATTTTCTGGACGTAAGCAGCAACTTTATGTCAGGGACAGTTCCTAGTTGGATCGGAGACTTTGAAAGCTTGAAGAATCTTATGTTGACGGATAATTCCCTGGAAGGTCGTTTGCCATTGAGCTTTTGCAAATTAAAGCTAAAGTTCCTGTGCCTTGCTGCTAATGATTTTGGTCCCACGATACCTTCATGTGTAAATGTTTCAGGGCTATTACATTTAAGCTTGGTGAGCAATCACATTACAGGACCTTTTCCACAGTTTCTACGGGACGCCTCATCGATAGTGACATTGAATCTCAGAAACAATGGATTGTCGGGAAAAATTCCTCGGTGGATTAGATCATTTTCAAACCTTCGGGCTCTTTTACTGAAGGGAAACAACTTTGAAGGTCTGATCCCTCACGAGTTGTGCCAGGTAAAGAACATGAGCATAATGGATCTATCAAATAATAATCTCTCAGGAGCCATTCCATCATGTTTGAATTATCTTGATTTTGGGAACCTAAGAGTGCTCGGAACATTTAGTACGCTTTCTTTTTCGACAGCATCTCCCTCTATGATATATAAGTTCAATTCGAAGGTTTCATTCTTCGTTGAAAGTGCTGTCGAAAATGCTTGCACGAATGATAAGTTAATAGAAGTGCAGTTCATCTCCAAGAGCAGGTTGGAATCTTACAGGGGAAATATCCTGGAATACATGTCTGGGCTAGATCTCTCGTGCAACAATTTGACTGGTTCTATCCCACGAGAAGTTGGATACATGATCAAGCTTCTCGTATTGAACCTTTCAAATAATCATCTCATGGGCCCGATTCCAAGCACATTCTCTGGATTGAAGCAAATAGAGAGTCTGGACCTTTCATACAACAGGTTGAGTGGCAAAATACCACCGCAGTTGACAGAGCTCTGCTTCTTATCGATCTTCACTGTGGCTCACAATAACCTATCGGGGCAAACACCTGaaaggaaaaaccaatttgCCACGTTTGATGAAAGGAGCTACGAAGGTAACATCTTCTTCTGTGGGCCGCCATTAGAGAGTTGCAATACTTCGGGGCAGTCTCCGCTGACACCACCAATTCCGGATCAAAAGGAAGACTACTCCTTCAGAGATGCCTTCGCATGGAGCTTTGCGGGATCATATGTCGTCGCATTCCTTGGAACTGTGGCGTTTCTCTTCATGTTAAACTTTTTTCGATAGGCACACCCCCTGTTCTTATTGATAGGCAGATTGTATGTGATGGAGAAGAGCTCTCCTGTATGATGGTTTAATGTATTTAGGAAGTGCCTTTTTGCGTATGGCCATATATTTTTAAGCTTCCCTTCTTCAGATCAATATGTGCATCGGGAGACCCGTACAGTTGCTTTCTATTCATATCCAGGACCCTTCCCAAAGGCCTCCCTCATCCTTAAACTAGTTGATCGAGAATCAACAACATCTGCCCAAAAGAACTGAGAGACTCCATTTCGATTTCCAGTTTCAGAGCATAATTCATTCTTTTCAATCCTATAGGTAAATCAACCTTAGGATTCTTTGATTGCTCTTAAACCAACGATTCGTTGCAGAATGCAATATTCTTTGCAACAATAAAGCCCTGATATGGGTTCGGACCTTTGATGATTTAAATATAGACGTGTTTCTGTTCTAAGAGTATGGACAACTATTTGGGAACTAGAAAGTCCAATCCTAAAAATGCATTATCATTGGGTCCTTGCGCAATTCGTTTTCTATGTGAGTTCTGGCAATATCATACTGGTGTTTTGACGGAACAGAGGTTAAATTGGACGTGTGATCCATTCAGCTTGTCCATCTAtgcactctctttttttttcccccgtTTTTGTGGTTATAAGAAAGGCTGTAGACTTAATACAATATATTGTAGGGAAAGCAAAATAGAACATGGAAGGCGTATAACTGAACTCAGGACCTATTGGTTCTGCGGACTTGCCACCTTTGCTCTTCTTAATTAGGCATCAAAGCACTtctacaaattttttttttgggataaaagGAATTATATGTTTGGGGACAACTACGGATCAGAAAGCTAATTTGTCCAAAAATTGATTGGTAGCATACCCTTGTCCATGAATAAATACAGGTCACATACCCATTGTTGACTTTTATTTAACTAGGAGAATATGCTACGGAATGTcctatatatatctctatagatTCCATGTGGTAGACCGTACGTGGAATCACAGGCTCAAAAAAGAATACAGATTAGGTGCATTCTCGCGTGTTGCACTGTTGTGCGAAAAACTCAATAGAATGTAATTAATTCGAtttctatttaaaatatattttaatttatcagGAGAACTTCTTTTTTCaagttattttaatattttatttgcaatagatgaaattttctaatcttttcaagaaaaatattgtATATCTTCTTGACATACTACATATATAGAATATAGAAATGCCATCCCAATATCATACATACacaaaatgtaaaaaaaaaatgtgaagatATAGTAATAGAAATGGAAAATGCACAAACCTctgattaaaaattaaattgtatGAGCAATTAAAAAGACGTTTAACCACGACATGAGGATTTCAAAGAAGTGAGTCGTggcacatttatatataatatataatagaacAAGTTTAACGAGATTATGTCATGTCTCATCCAAAGATTTACAAGATGGTGTCATATGTCAAGCCCTCATGTCTCTATTTATcaaaatttcactaattttctCTAACATATTTAATACATTAGTAATTAATGCAcaagtaaaaaattgatttataCGGATAATATGTTtatatcaattcaatttactaaaattattttcattttctaatttttgatttaacaagaaaaatatatgtttgcTAAATTATATGtgcttaaaaaataaaaaataataggacaaattacacaaaaaaacctaaattttgtaaaacgtctcagttttgtcctaaattttattttgtaataataaaaatcaaatgtTTTGAGAATCGTCTCAGATTTGACCTCTCGTTACCATTCTGTTAAGTTTGCTGCCTATTTGCCTATGTGAACTTCACGGAACCCACAAAGTTTACACATCATCT of the Punica granatum isolate Tunisia-2019 chromosome 6, ASM765513v2, whole genome shotgun sequence genome contains:
- the LOC116212378 gene encoding receptor-like protein 56; translation: MSIMDLSNNNLSGAIPSCLNYLDFGNLRVLGTFSTLSFSTASPSMIYKFNSKVSFFVESAVENACTNDKLIEVQFISKSRLESYRGNILEYMSGLDLSCNNLTGSIPREVGYMIKLLVLNLSNNHLMGPIPSTFSGLKQIESLDLSYNRLSGKIPPQLTELCFLSIFTVAHNNLSGQTPERKNQFATFDERSYEGNIFFCGPPLESCNTSGQSPLTPPIPDQKEDYSFRDAFAWSFAGSYVVAFLGTVAFLFMLNFFR
- the LOC116211079 gene encoding receptor-like protein 14; its protein translation is MVLHKSFALVTQLSALLFILLGFCGSGRLSSACIEPERIGLMKLKAAFNVPNGSADPWWRDDKGDCCKWEGVWCNDVSMRVTMLLLNDTQDSRLGPWSLNASLFLPFEELEVLDVGFNQLTGFTETLRLKRLQVLELRTNELTEVPSLHELPSLNALYLQFNYCLKNLSRLEGLKLEVVDVSFNHLAGDSLSAIWSMTSLKALSIAGNQLGDSIFQGLCQLKGLEELDASYNEFVSSIPPCIQNMTSLYAIDLHRNHFGGNISSSLFANLKSLQDVSLSGNAFEGSFSLAALTNNSRLEVFDLANNYHRLNITTEDPLYAPSAQLKILCLSDCALNEPRGVIPTFLRDQHELRLLDLSHNNMSGAFPSWLLENNTKLEALKLSNNAFSGSFSFNSSTASNVDIQLIDVSSNFIDGEHPISIGSSFLNSAFINMSRNLIRGGIPSSLGDMRLLSCLDLSNNDFIGELPESLLCKCQHLEVLKLSKNNLLGSVLPRTANLTKLYTLSLENNRFSGAISPGCLTAPAYIFWT